The sequence aatcaactacccttgttttttttttaccacTTCAAGCTCTTATAAATTTCCAACAACTTGTAACTTCAACTATAGATAATTGCAAATAAATCCCTCAACTTCTATATTACCATTCCATCTCCATGAGACCGCAATATGCTTGAAGAGCTATACAAGTCCACTTAATCCTCATAATTTTGCAATTCCAGATCATAATTCTAGCTTCTCTTTCTAACTTTACACAGGTAAATGGTTACAGCTGAAGCCTGAAGCTTCTCATCTGCTTATCCCTCAAGCAACTAAGAGCTcaacatcttcttcttcttcctttttttaagCACGTCTAAGATAGGATTAATAATCAATGAAATATGTAGACACTAAGCTAGTTACTGATCATGAAGAATGACCTAATCTCCACAATGCTATTCTGAGTCCCGTATAACTGGCGAGCCTTCAACAGAATTATTTGCTGGTCTTCGCCCTTGATCAGCAGGATGCTGAACCATATGGTGCACTGACCAGAAAtacagaataaaaaaattataacaggTTGCAGGAAACCATATCAGTTCTTAATATATGTGAATTGAGCTACCATGAtgtttcaaattcatttacGAACGCAGTACAGATCtgaaattaagtttttaataaattaaaggcatTTATGTGGGGAAACGGATTTCCCCAAATCCATACCTGATGCTAGAACTTTCAGGAAAAGTGCCTTTACAAACTTGAATTCTGCTTGATGTGTAATCACAAACTTATCCTGCATATTCATTAGTTCTATCATACAATCTCAAATGCAAATCTGATGGGTGAAGTAATTACATTTGCGTCAAGTCAAGTTCTTACCATTTCACGATATACAAGCCCTGTAACTTGATCCAATCTAGCTTGATGCCTCAATAGAAATGGCCGTAGATGGCTCATGTACAACTGCCTGGCTCCCTGTTATCCAGTGGGTAGCTCAGCTagcttaattttaatttttttcctacTTCTTTTTGCAGATGGTAATACCATCCAAGACTAATGGTCAACAGGATCCTGTTTGATTAAGTTTTTAATACAGATATTCTACTGGTATACTCAGTAAACATGTCAATTTCATGCAGGATGCAAATTCTGCCAACCCTCAATAATTGAAATGCAAAACACAAGGATTAATAACAGGGGAAAAGCAAATTCATAACATAGAAGCTTACATTGACTGACGGAAGCTGTAACCAAACAAGAAAGGCAAACTTCACATGATAGTAAAGAGGAAACCTGATAAAGCAAAACAAAGAAGCTTCCTTAAACTATGATGTTTcgttaaagaaaaaagtaaaagaaatgttTCATCAGAAAGAGGAAAGAGTACTATTGACAGTAATAGATTAACAACACTCAGTCCACATGCCAGTCAATAATCAGTAACTCGATGGACATGCAAGTAAACAATCAGCAACCTTACAAGCCTACTGTAGGCTTGAATATTTCATCAAAGACGACCAATTAGCAAATCAGAACCTCTATTTCTTAGCACTACCATTGAATTTTATTCTCTGCTACCGATGATTAAAAAGGTTTTGTTTCTTATGGATGTATTTATCTTTTGGCTTTTCCAGCAAATTCGACGCAATTATCATGCCATCACGCATAATCAGATGGAAGATAATAAGGAAATGGCACTTAAGACATCCCATACTAATCTAGTAAATAGTAATCAAATAACATAGAAATCAGAAAAAAAGTTAGATATAGGAAGTATAACTTGGCATTTTAACAGATGATAACATACGAACAgtgaaaaaatagaaaacaagctattattttaacttatgCCTAATCGCCAGATTAATTGTTTACAGATTAAAGGACATGAGCTAGTTATCCCAAAGTGTGATTTCAAAGTCAGTGGAAACCTTTATCTcctaaaagaatgaaaaagaaagggcATATACCATACCAGGACAGTACTTTATCTGCAAACACTTCTGCAACACTGAAGGTTCCATAAGCTGCAGATAACATAAACACTCAGCTAGTCAGTGCAAAGAAAATTGAGAATTGTAAGAAAAACATAAGTATCATTTATTTGCCGAAAATATGGTTAATGAGGTTCCAATACGATGATCAATCAAGAAGATTTACTCAATGCCAAAACACATGCAGATGCACACTCGTATGAAGAAAGGGGCACGAGTGAATTAACATTATGCAACTGAAAGCCTATGAAGCTATAGAGAAGCATGGAATGATACAAGGCATGCAAAACTCCCCGCCCTCCATCTTGTCCTCCTAACAATAAATGCACATGTATTCATAAAAGCCAATCTAAAACAGTTTTGCAGCTTTCCAATCTCACACAACTAATTGTAAAAACATAGCTCAAATCTATATATCTTTCTAGGTAAAATGGAAGGGCGAAAAAGGCTCATGCCCCGAAATGTTGAAAGTCAATAACATAGTAACAACGAGAAACTGTATTAATTGTAATAGGATATTTAAGCAGACAAGCAAGAGAAATGCTAACTAACCAGCCCAATAGAGAAGCCATTTTTGTTGGTCAATCAAATCTCTGTTCTCGATAGCCTTGAAAGTCGAGTACACAGGTAAAACAACCCCCGCGGTGCAGCTGCATATATAAGCTTTTTCATCAGCAGTGCATCCATAACCAGATACTGACTCATCatgtttttctcaaattatagaACAGTTTCAACAAGTCCCACGTCTCCTAAAAGCTTACAAACATCAAACACGAATTGAATTCTAGTACAGTCATGTCAACTCTTTTgcatgattttatttctttcgaactgttatttgtttatttattaaaaataacagttGAAAAAGAATTGAACTGGAGCACCAATATGCATATCCAAACAcaatagttaaataaaaagagaaagattaGGGCACAGATTACAAATAATACCAAGCAGTACGGACAACAATGTTGGTATTGAGCGGAGAAAGCAGCAGTTGCAATCCAACCTCCAAACACAGATACAAATATCTCAATTCAAAACTCCAAATTATAACAGGAGAGaaaaaaatcttgaaataATATCCAAcgtccaaaaagaaaaattatcatgCGAACAAGaatcagaattttttttttccaaaagacaaagaaaatgaaaaatcagagagagagagatactGTGACACTGACCTCCATTCAAAAATGTTGGGAATCGAATTTTACAGAGAGAAGAGGAAGACagtagaataaaaataaatgcaaagcgttttttttatttttgtttttgagaAAACTGAAAAGCGTATTTGAGTAGAGAGGATTGAGTAAGTTTCAGTGTTTCATGTGTGGGTTTGGGTAAAACATTTCAGATATTAGCATTAGTATTATCATGTAAAcaagtttaatatttaatctttttttttaggaATGAATTTGAACTAATCAGAGATAaattattctatatattttaattgtcaattaaataatcttttatttattcattcttaaaaattgaaatttctcATCAATtaatgtttttcttcttgACTAATATAACGAGAATTATAATTActgtttaataaaatatttaaaatattcaagtatttagaaatatcaaaataaagttcttttttttttctttttccttttttgccaaaagttaaaaagattCATTGATCAACAACCGGAACAGTTACAAGTGTTAGTTATAACATTTTTTAGcctttgttttttttgttttttttttttggaaaagaaaaacaaacgCTTATGCTTGTGTTCATGAATTTGCAGTCCATAAATTAACAGAATAGATACGCCAAGAAACAGCAGGTAAAGAATGGGATAACAAATCCGTCGGCATTGTCATAATGGACTTGTATAAAATTTCCACCTACCTCCTGAACATAATTGATGAAATCCATCCTCTACAATATGCTTTTGGGATGTTTAACAGTCAGAACAATGCTGCCTTTCTCAGCAGTGTGTCCCCAGAAACTTGATATAGTTCTGCAGTCAAGCAAGCTAACATCAAATATATAGAGCTTACTTTCT comes from Ricinus communis isolate WT05 ecotype wild-type chromosome 5, ASM1957865v1, whole genome shotgun sequence and encodes:
- the LOC107261243 gene encoding HVA22-like protein k, coding for MEVGLQLLLSPLNTNIVVRTACCTAGVVLPVYSTFKAIENRDLIDQQKWLLYWAAYGTFSVAEVFADKVLSWFPLYYHVKFAFLVWLQLPSVNGARQLYMSHLRPFLLRHQARLDQVTGLVYREMDKFVITHQAEFKFVKALFLKVLASVHHMVQHPADQGRRPANNSVEGSPVIRDSE